The stretch of DNA ttcgactccaatgtaccagtgtaCCAGTACATtgtcttaaaaattttttttaaaccaaaacaacccccccccctaaaaaaataaataaaaaaaaatcccaaaacctctttcccaatacccctgatatcccttaacccccccccccaaaaaaaaatgggtcataagACACAGAGttaacagcattgggggtttgcagttgcctcaaatgtgcagcgctctctccccacctgagtggggtgcgcatttgaggtaacaggttagggactgccacacacatcacattcccagaatgatgattcagagcatagggtttggggcaggcataatttttactttcaGCTATACTCTGGgttatcattctgggaattggcatatcagtattaaaatttaaattttcatccCCTTCCCCCaaagtacacttcatccattcctggaaaatacatttaaccccttaaggaccaggctcattttggccttaagagtgtttttttgtacatctgaccactttcactttaagcattaataactctgggatgcttttacctttcattctgattctgagattgttttttcgtgacatattctactttatgttagtggtaaaatttcatcgacacttgcatcatttcttggtaaaaaattccaaaatttgatgaaaaaattgaaaattttgcattttcttttttactttgaagctctctgcttatcaggaaaatagacattccaaataaattatatattgattcacatatacaatatgtcttctttatgattacatcataaagttgacatgtttttacttttggaagacatcaaagagggctacaaagttcagcagcagttttcaaatttttcacataattttcaaaatctgaatttttcagggaccagttcagttttgaagtggatttgaagggccttcatattagaaatacccaataaatgaccccattataacaactgcacccctcaaagtattcaaaatgacattcagaaagtgtgttaaccctttaggtgtttcactggaatagcagaaaagtgaaggagaaaattctaaatcttcattttttacactcgcatgttcttgtaaacccagtttttgaatttttacaagggtaaaaggagagaaatcttcctaaaattggGTTCCccgattctttggataggggataacatgtctaggggcagagaacccctttaagctaatttctccccatttcatatccaattCCCTCCATTTTATGTTCAGTTAATGAACATGAATTGGGGAAGTTGGTTACATAACATCGGGGGTTGGACATTAAATAGGGGGGATTtaaccatttgtttattatatcgaaatcacaatatttacctccataaatGCAATTGcatattttccccatatcgtgcatccctaatacatacacacacagaaacatacacacatatacacacaaacatatactgtgataaggtggcaagaaaagggtgtatttccttttcTCACCCTGAAGAATCTCTCACTTGCtttttaagtaatgaggcagcaaggaagggaggtgtatataagatggagactcagtttgatctgtgctctccctgggaaacaggaagcacacagctggaatctgtgagtggtccaagaagtggtgtgaactgtgagtaacaggttgcaggagtcacatgtttaactggctgagggtagctcaccagttagtagtcagggcatgctgatatgtgtagtcagtgaccagacggtctatgaTTTAATTTTGTTCCTgcattatgtttgttttttccctgcaacctgtctaaataaagctggcaaggtgccaggcttgcataaaTAACCATTGTCtgctgtgttattgtgaggaacgtgtcccgtggcaagtgaccaggaccaTCCGAGAGCTAATCTCCAAGACAGGTCATCAcaatacatataaacacacacacatatacacacaaacacatacatatacacacacacacacatatacacacaaacacatacacgcaCTCATATATATCCCTCTTGTTATTAATAGTCTTTTTTTATGTCTTGAGAGgagatttacatttttctaattgAGTTTTGGATATAGTTGTGTAGGTAGATAATATTTTTTACTATAATTGCagcaatttttttctttatcttttttttttattaagtaaaaGAGATAATGGTAAGCGATTATTTTTCCTCGTTCACTTTAGGAGAGTCCTCGCTATATCTGTTGGCATTGTGGAGGTTACGGATCTCTGtagtctgaagcgcggtcctcatcggcggaaagcagtgaggaggaggaggatgacggaggttctgattccatctctgcttctttttcgtccctctctataaatagggccgtggccatgaagaaggcccctccgatgactgccataatggtgcaggtcatgagggcatactccaggctgcggtattttagaagaggggatttggcatatccttgttcataggtgtcagatatcaggccgatgaggtacgggctgccagcatcacctaggaggtgatagattgtcatctgcaccgCCAgtgctgaagatctcctccaaggagttactacttttagtataatgtcagatatgagggtgaaatttactgacagaagtgtctctccgatgaagatgaagatgttggtggcaacaaGGCTGATGTCGCcgaaagtcaatgccaacagaagaaaaggggcggagagcatcatcgcacagccacacacaagcgggtccgcccgtgggttggatttacgatatcttttacttatctccgaccctgctacaactcccagaatgccagagACGACTGTAATCACACCAAATAtaaggatgtcgtgatagtcacactgTTCAGCatggcaagggtccttctcttgtaggagtatTCGTGCGTAGGTCAGGTATgatggaccccatacacctatggctcccactatgaaggatacagctgATGATCCCagggtggttaacatgaagctttgatttttaaatagttttttcaaatctgtcgtcCATTTAGCAAACTTtggggatttgttgttcttcccATTTGTAGTCGCTCTTGGaggctcctttgtgaccaaaatcatcaaagccacagctatgaggcccaggccaggggtgacccgaaacgcccagtgccaatcgccccttgctgcatcagtcactttgggcccgatgatgtatcctagtccgcaacCTACAGGTATGAcagagtaaaacacgttcagcatgcgggtccgctggtgacttgtaaaaaggtctgcaatgatggagggggcgatggtgcagaaagttgCCTCTCCAGCTCCGACCAGTCCACttgtcagcaggaagagcaggaaatacCCGTCTGGGATAAacgacagggtaagtgtcatgctcagccaaatgATGACTCCTGTGCAAatagtatatttcttattacagtggtcgcccaggtatccggcaattggtgcgaccagcacgtaacTTCcgatgaacaatgtattcaataagccggacagactagcattggtgtcataagctttctgtatataaggcagcacccccgccatgCTGGatcgatttgcatagatgagcaaattaacaaaggcgaggatcactacggtgatgatggaacgtgcggtggacatcacgcttagagatggcaggttctgcctctcagggatatcgcccatttctacatccatatcactatggttctccattgcttcttcctcctccttcagcaatgggtcttgtgaagaggccatggtcacagatcagagcctgaaaacactagagagagagagataagtgaacacattagacaaacatgtcatcattcctgtcattatacaatagatccttcatacagagcagaaatgtccagtaCAGAagcacaagataacactaagaccatcacagcctcagaagaagacgcttctctataagtgttttatatggagacgtcttccctgaggtttccaatgtctgataaccctgaaactgtccggtcctagtaatatctgataaccctgaacctgtctggtcctagtaatatctgataatcctgaacctgtccggtcctagtaacatcttataaccctgaacctgtccggccctagtaatatctgataactctgaacctgtccggtcctagtaatatctgaaaaactctgaacctgtccggtcctagtaatacctgataaccctgaacctgtccggtcctagtaatatctgataaccctgaacctgtctggtcttagtaatatctgataaccctgaacctgtccggtcctagtaatggtggattataagggcttggctgtatggtcactggccAATAGGAagttcatactgtagatacaattgggctatcctgctatatacatttactattaatgaacctaccccacctcatcGGGATCTATCTGcaccctatatgactttctgtCACTAGTtgctttgaaaacatttttccctTTCAGAGTACccagagtatttctattgttagtacacacagaatacTATTACATACTATTATATTTCTGACCTAATCTTtgtcattcttttactacaccaccaaatctttctcataaaCTTATATTtgttagaacttcatgaattaggactcatTTTCTTTGGAGCTTTTTTGGGTGTAATTGGATTTTAGCacttttgcaagaaaaagctctggtcatgatactatctgtgtgttttatttttgtaatgCCTAAGCTAAGaattgtcacaatgctatgagaaatataacttttgttatttcttttggcaATTCATTGTTTGTTTGTCTTtgctaaaaaatacaaaaacaaaaaaacctgacaaacaaacaaaatgctctgtgtatgtatgaatagaagaggctgagacttaccttgtggttctctcttcagacaaggaacaaTCAAATTCTTgtattctctatcgcaaatagaaactctcaaacaaacactttgcaccacaggttgtgaatgcaaaacacactgaagagactgcggCCGGCGAACACCTctttgtacagcttacggtgacatcatctgtgacatcacagggttctaaaccatcttcagttcaggtatctatatatatttttttaacatttatttctatgaatatatgtatatatatatatatatatatatatatatacccctagtAAATAtatcaagtacataaaaacatctttttaaaaaatattactcCCGGCCTGCGGTGTATATCGTtgtacttcacagtgtcttctcaGTTTATGTATgttaatcttttgaccttttattAAATACTTTTGCACCACACTTTGCCCTTTGGATTGTTTATTTATTGCATTTTCCGCCATTATAGTGAGTTTCACAGTATTCCTGTAGGTCTGGTATCTTTTTGCCCGCGCTTTGTTGCACCTTTgacatttttaatgttttttgcaGTTTGACCCATGTGCTCTGTAAACTTACCTTTGCGGCCGTCTGCCCATTTTACAGTTAATTTATCTGTAATTTACTCAGTCTTTTCTTTTATTTACCACTAGTTTTTAgtttatttaatttcatttaaatgataAACACTCTATTCACGTGACACAATCCTATTTTATTATTTGTGtgcttatttagttttttttctcatttttacatTATGCCTtattatttatgaatttttattatCACATTATACCATATTTATATAATCAATGATCTATGGTTGTCGTCTTGTCTGTGGTGTCTTTCTCGGCCTGTATGCTCGGCACTGTGCACTTCCTCACCGGTCCCCTTTGTCATTAGGTCCTTACAGCACATCTTTTTCTCTTGCCTTCTCTACGCTGTTCCGTGTCATGTCGTCTTGTGCACACGTCACTTTTCATCCGGCTGTAGAGATCCAGAGACTCTGGATCAGACCTGACAGCAGGGAATAAGTCACCACAAGGCAAGCTGCGGGGAAGTGGGGTTTCTCTATAAGTATGTCACTAATATTGGGGGTACAATTCTTGGAAATTACCTGACAAGGGggaaaaggttgggaaccactgcactATACTAAAGGAACTAACTGTATTTAACCATATTAACTTTATTACTAGATGAAGAACAATATGATCTTAGTGGACTGATAATATACTGGATGGAAAGGGCATTGAATAAAGGAGAGGTCACTGGTGTTGTCATATGAAGACGCTGTAAATGATTTTGAAGGGTTTCGCATCTCTcaaccagggccggattaatgtaggggcggatggagtggcagctccaggcccctgcgttaaaataggGCCGGCAGTCCGCACAAACGGCCTGCACAGACCGACCGACACCCGCGACAATCAAACCTCAAACTACCGGCACACGGAACGAAAGTTGGCAGCATttaaaatttgtattgcccgacgcccgggacatgcagttcaggGCGCCTGAagacttcacttaccccgccctcctcctccagtctccggTTGGCCGAttcgagtctgatgagggacgtcgcgcatgtgacgtccctccgcagacccgcgcaggacgtcagtgatgtcactcatcatGGTCGCCGtagaggagaagcgcagcgcaggacgggtaagtgagtctatatgtgtgtgtatctgtgtgtgtgcgtgtgtatatatgtggggagcctgctactacctaatgtgggaagcctgctactacctaatgtggggagcctgctactacctaatgtggggaacctgctactacctaacgtggggaacctgctattacctaatgtggggaacctgctattacctaatgtggggaacctgctactacctaatgtggggaacctgctactacctaatgtggggagcctgctactacctaatgtggggagcctgctactacccaatgtggggaacttgctactacctaatgtggggagcctcctactacctaatgtggggatcctgctaatacctaatgtggggaacctactactacctaatgtggggaacttgctactacctaatgtggggaacttgctactacctaatgtggagaaattgccactacctaatgtggggaacctgctactacctaatgtggggagcctcctactacctaatgtggggagcctcctactacctaatgtggggaacctgccactacctaatgtggggaacctgccactacctaatgtggggaacctgcctctacctaatgtggggaacctgccactacctaatgtggggagcctgctactacctaatgtgggaaacttgctactacctaatgtggggaacttgctactacctaatgtggggaacttgctactacctaatgtggggaaattgctactacctaatgtggggaacttgctactacctaatgtggggaacttgctattacctaatgtggggaacctgctactacctaatgtggggaaactgctactacctaatgtggggaaactgctccctacctaatgtggggaacatgcaacatacctaatgtggggaacatgctacctacctaatgtggggaacatgctacctacctaatgtggggaaaccgctaccttcctaatgtggggaaacgctacattcctaatgtggggaaactgctaccttcctaatgtggggaaactgctaccttcctaatgtggggaaactgctaacttcctaatgtggggaaactgcttcctgcctaatgctcccccccccccagaagtagcacccccatcatccataagctcatgctattaccacacaggggtagggggaatgggggggttgctggtagaTGATGGGGGGCGCATGATTGGGCCATTATCTGTAAGGGGCCAAtgatgggggcaatatatgtaaggggcgcatgatgggggcattataggtaaggggcgcatgcggcccagcctcacccagctgctacctccagtggccccctgataatttgagtttgagacccttgCTCTATCACCTCTGTGctgccagtggcagatccaggggggggcaatggggcaattctccactgagattgttgcccctcctgtactatagaatggtggagcaggagctgtaagctgtcccgctccaccattccctCACATTTCTCACGCACTGCtgcattcttgcagtgtgaggcgTGGGGACACCATCCACGGCAGGCCAGcgtgatgacgtcacatcatcgcgcctggagatcacgtccccacagctctcacactgcaagaacggagcagcgtgtgagaaatgtgACAGCTGAAGAGAGGTGCTCGGGCGCTGTATGGCacaggggaattattaaaacttggggggaggggaggcGGTGTACATGCACAGAAAAGAGCAAATTATaagaggaggcattatatgtgaggggcacaggacagggggcattatatgtgaggggtacaggacagggagtattatatatgaggggcacaggacatggggcattatatgtgaggggcacagaacagggggtattatatatgagggttaCATGAcagggaggcattatatgtgaggggcacaggacagggggtattagaCTGTTGAGATCCAATtacctcctagcaggctataactacccctcccccttactataataaataattaaataataactgacacaacaacaatttaactttttcaTGGGttgggatcggccacagctttatttataaaattacttatataaataacaatttaactgtaacaaagacaccgattggcttcttaccgtcctgtgtggaggtctaccccgggttgaccccgctttcaccatcttcttaccgccacggaggagaccagttagccctacattgggctccgacccccacccaagagataccggacagccaacacctggggccacctcagcccccccagacacacccaacacatttcctctccaggaaatccaagGTACCTGCTGccaggacctttttttttttcttttgtaagtCTTGCGAGAACTCATCTCTctgactcgcccatacaccgaagagtgccgcagcactcacaccaccttgcggaaagccgctcacAAAACATATATTGGAAACATCAAACTGAGCGGAAATAACAACACAACATCCAGCACcacacgcgctgcgctaccctctttGGAAACCCAGCCACCTCCACCGGCCCGttacaaaaagagagcgaatccacaactcacaacaccccatcccatcaaagaaaagcaaaaacccaaaacagacaaaaaacccGAAACTGAATAATCGGCGGCggggagcaaaaaagaaaagggggggggggaccaccaccacccaatcaaacaataggacgacaaccggaaaacacagtcattcgtggaccctctTGCAGCACTAGCTGCatgtcccagatcgcctaagcagtctcggaccgacgggcctgcaaccgcacaaaataggcacccataAACACATTAGACAgccaagtcccatggaaggagacgaggagaagggaaatgccccatccacatagccccgaaaaaagccagcgcaaaacctcagatcagaaaacgacgcaaaagcaATGACAAAAAACCGAcccgcagccgccaccaagcgaccaaAAACTcataggaaaaaccggtcgccgacagcaaggccacccactcccGGGCCCAGCCCCTACGTATACACAAACATCCCACCAactgcaaagcagaaaagaaaaatcacccccgCAGTTCAAAATTAGTGCGCAATCATGCACAGGGGCCATGCCAACCCACACAGTTTCGTTACAATTCTAGAACATGAGccgccgaagcaagcacccaaagtctcacaaccaacaccaagggaaaagAGCAAACAAAACCtgagcatggcagaaacccactgactaccaagacccaggggtaaaccaccccgcagcaccactggaaaaccaaacaccacaccaacaaccgaccaaaccagccacatTTGAGAACAGAGCGAGCTACCCGTGCGCTGCAATGGGGGACTGAatgcaggcctgtccactgcatgaCTCCtgaaaaaccccaaccaaccgaaaCGCCAACAAGCGTAGAGAACAgtagaatcaccctccggaataccaccatgaACAGAAGAACCCCCaaggcaagacaaacggagactcaagggaaacctacccaccgccacatcagcgaaagcacccagcacggcatacaggagtcccatgcctaccaaagATTGGGAGCtaaacaggagaaaacatcagacaaatACACTAAGAcaaatggagcagcggagagggactacaactaaTGACAGAGAGaaaaaccaaacaaagggggagaaaaccaaaagaaacaaaactgtAACTGGGTGGTAGCCACCGattcaggataaggaacaagcTTCGGGAGCTAAGTTCAcaaaaccccggccacccagagcgtaaggccaaaataCCACTCACCCAAGCGCacaccgcagaaaatgataccctaccaaagcgcCCAGTCAAGAAGAGaagtacccaactcacaaccagagaccaacacagacATACACCCAcatccgagacccaaactcaacaaacacacaggaacaaaaggacgaacactgcacagaacgtagccataagcacactaaccggggaaggggAAGGAGAGGGCACTAACCCAGCCTAGCCAGCTGAAGACAACTGGCCTGCCAAAACCCCAAGGGCAGGCACTAAACTAGAGCTCACCCCCGCCCTCCCAAGCCCTGcatcagaacactcaccaattccagaagatggagaaggcacaacagctggaggaaccacttcaccaccgccataggcatgggacaaggcacgctggagaccaccgATTCGCGGGTACTCGGCCGCCACCTGGAACGGCGCCAGAAACCACGCCGGGAAaccagcagtagaggactccgaggcaCTGGATGAGGCGGAGGGGGAGGGAGAACCGGACCACCTACTCCCTACGGGTGAGCAGAAGGCCCAAAAAAAACCGCCTGTACTGCCTCCCAgggccagagcgagagcggcgacgaATATGTCTATGCTTCCATACGGCCCCAGAGGGGGAAAGCAACATGAAAGCATGGGAGCACTCCCGGGAGGGCACTGGGGAGGCAGGA from Hyla sarda isolate aHylSar1 chromosome 5, aHylSar1.hap1, whole genome shotgun sequence encodes:
- the LOC130273527 gene encoding protein spinster homolog 1-like; this encodes MASSQDPLLKEEEEAMENHSDMDVEMGDIPERQNLPSLSVMSTARSIITVVILAFVNLLIYANRSSMAGVLPYIQKAYDTNASLSGLLNTLFIGSYVLVAPIAGYLGDHCNKKYTICTGVIIWLSMTLTLSFIPDGYFLLFLLTSGLVGAGEATFCTIAPSIIADLFTSHQRTRMLNVFYSVIPVGCGLGYIIGPKVTDAARGDWHWAFRVTPGLGLIAVALMILVTKEPPRATTNGKNNKSPKFAKWTTDLKKLFKNQSFMLTTLGSSAVSFIVGAIGVWGPSYLTYARILLQEKDPCHAEQCDYHDILIFGVITVVSGILGVVAGSEISKRYRKSNPRADPLVCGCAMMLSAPFLLLALTFGDISLVATNIFIFIGETLLSVNFTLISDIILKVVTPWRRSSALAVQMTIYHLLGDAGSPYLIGLISDTYEQGYAKSPLLKYRSLEYALMTCTIMAVIGGAFFMATALFIERDEKEAEMESEPPSSSSSSLLSADEDRASDYRDP